The sequence ACTTCATCATACAACGGCGTCCAGACCGGATTGCCGTATTCTGATTTGTCCAGTTGAAAAGAATTGTCCAGGCCAAAGGCTTTCTTAAATGCGAGTTTAGCCTGTGCCGGATTTCTATCAACAGCATAAATAAAAGCAAGGAGTTTATACGCCTCCACTTTCCTGCTTGTTTTCAAATCTTCTTTTGAGACGGCTGCCTCGAGCGATCGGATAGCATTCGTATTATCACGTTTAGAATAATAGTCTTTTCCTTCGTCAAAAAGCTCGGAACCCTTGGCGTTAATCAAAGCTGATTCTTTCTGAGCCCATTGAAAAGAAGGCGTCCAAGCCGGGTGACCTGCTTCTGATTTGTCCAACTTAAATTTCTTGTCTAACTTAAATGCTTTGCTGAATTCTTTGTAAGCTTCATCCGCATTGCCTTGGATAGAATAAATAAAAGCAAGGTGTTTATGTGCGGAAACAAGGTTACTCTTTGATAGTTTTTGCTGTGTTGCTTTGTGAAGCGACGATTTTGCTTTCTCATAATCACGGACTTTGTATGCCTCAATGCCATTTTTTAATGCATCATCTGCATTAATTTTCTTAGTATTCTTAGTTTTTTCATCTCTCGTTGTCTTGGCGGCTTCTTTAGTGGCACAGCCAAAAAACAACAACATCAAAACGGCTGAAAAAAATAATTTTGTCATGATGCACCTGTTACTTAAAATCGTGTTGTAGAGAAGTGGTTGAACCGGCATTAATGGTTACGTTTTTTGTAACCGGTCTGTATGCCGGGTTTTCTATTTTTATTTTGTACGTACCCGGTTTCAATTCAAGGTTGTCCACAGGGGGAGAAGATCCCATGGATTTGCCGTCAACATAGATTTTAGCCCAAGGATTGACGACAAGTTTCAAATAACCAACCGAAGCAAGTAATTTAAGTTCGGCAAGGTTGTTTTCCTGGTTCTCAATAACGATGAATTTCTTAATCGACACCAGATTTCCTTTTTGAACTTTGATTTCACGTTGCCCCGCTGCAACCTTGTCAAGCTTCAATGGGGTTTTGCCCACGTTGTTGCCATCGATAAATACATCCGCTTCGCTCGGAACGGATGTAATAGAAATAGCGCCAAATAGTTGTTCTAACGTCGAATTGAGTTTAAGAGTTTCCTGACTGTTAATAACGACTTCTTGTTCAAATGGTTTATATCCTTCTTGTTTTAGAGTAATCTTACGCTTGCCGAAAGGCACGATATACGTCACCCCGTCTTTTTCAGGTTTGAGTGTTGTACCATCGAGAATGACCTGAACTTTTTTTGGATTTACATCCGAAACGGAAATGGATCCTTTTTTGACTTCCAAATTAAGCGCATCTTTGTATTCTCGCTTTTTTCGTAGATCAACATCTTTTGTCTGAGTACCATAGTATTCCTTTGAATAAACTAATGTGTGTTTTCCAACCGGAAACGGAACTTTGAGCAGCGGCGTGTATCCGATAAACTTGCCCGTATTGGTTTGAACTGCGATTATGTCGGGTTTGGACGAAATGGTCAAATAAGCCGTGTCGACGCCCGAGGGAAATTGAACGGGAGCAAGTTTCATAGTAACATTCAGTTTCTTTTCTTCGTTTTCAGCGAACAACAACTTAGTTTTGAAGTCGTCGTATCCCTCGTGTTTAATTAATAATTCGTGTTCCTCGGCAGAAACATTTTGAACAGCTAGTTGGCCGTTTTCAATTTGATAATCTGTTCCATCCAATACAGCCGTACCTTTGAGGATGTTAAGAGCGATCTGCAGGGAAGCCTTCTCAGAGGAAGTGAAAATTCCAAAAATAATATAGAGAAGAACTGCACAGACAACCGCGGTTATAGTGGAAATCAAGACGATAGGTTTGTTCTTTGTTGCTGACTGAACCGGCGCGGAGGATGATGCAGCAGGAGGCGTTGTGGCAGACGACGCAGGCACCGCCATGGTCGCCGCGGTTTTACTGGACATCACAACAGTACCTTTATAGTCAGCAGGATTAAAAGCCTGTGTAGATGCAATTTGCGTGCTGGCGGCGTTTTTGTAATTTTGAATGTCCTTGCCCATGGACTCCGCGTCAGGATAACGGTCAGCCGGATTCTTTGCAAGCGCTTTCATGACAATTTGGTCAAATTGCGCCGGAACCGACATATTAGCTACAGACAGTGGAGTGGGATTTTCATGCACCACGCGATACATGACGGTAGTAATATTATCGCCGGGAAACGCTCTTTCGTAAGTCAGCAATTCATAAAAGACGGCTCCAATAGAAAAAATATCTGAGCGATTATCCACGCCTCTTCCGGTGATCTGTTCCGGCGACATGTAACTCGGCGTGCCAACGACCATGCCCGTTTGCGTCGCGCTCGTAGAAGTAATTTTTGCAATGCCGAAATCTGTAATTTTTGCAATATGGTCGTCGGTCAATACGATATTTGCCGGTTTGATGTCACGGTGAATGACGCCATTCTTATGCGCATATCCGAGTCCTTCGCATATCTGCACCATGATGTTGACGATCTGATCAATTGAGAAAGGGCTTTTTTCCGATATGTATTCGTCCAATGCCTTCCCTTTGATAAATTCCATAGCGATATAAGCCAATCCTTGTTCTTCGCCAACATCATATATCGTTACGATATTCGGATGCGTCAGGCGGCCTGCGGATTGCGCTTCCTGTTCAAAACGCCGCTGAAATTCTGCCAGTTGATCTGCCGGTATTTCCCCGGCTGTTTTCAACGTCTTAAGCGCAACAGTTCTTCCAATTTTCGGATCAACGCCTTTGTACACGATTCCCATAGCGCCTTGTCCAAGAACCTGTGTAATTTCGTATCGCCCCAGTTTATTTAATTCCACTATAACTCCGCTTATGAAAATATTTGATGATTAGTTTGTATGATTGCAGAAGAATGCATGAAAATCAATAAATTAACGGGAATTGGAAAAAAATATATGGGAATTGTTCAATATTATCAAGTAATTAATTATGATGAACGGACAAGAATACCCTAAGATTGCGGCCATTCGTTCATTTAATTAGTTTAGCCGTACGGCGTTACTGTGCTTGATTTTATATACACGTATGGATATATTGCCGTGTTTATTTTAGAGGAGTTATAAGTGAAAAGTTATGATGTTGTAATTATCGGCGCCGGTATAATGGGACTGTCGATCGGTTATGAATTACGATTACGAAATCAAAAGCTGAGAATAGCCGTTGTGGAAAAAGGGACAGCGGGCAAAGAAGCTTCCTGGGCGTCAGTAGGAATGTTGGAACCACAGTTGATCATCACGCAGGATTCTTTAAATGAGGAAAATGGAATTCAGCGTTCATTTCTAAACTTATGTATCGAAAGTCAATTCATATTCGAAGAATATATACGCCGCGTTGAATGGGTTAGCAAAGTTAACTGTGAATACCGAAAAGAAGGAATTCTGAAATTAATTCCGCCTGATGAAAATGCGGATGAAAAGATAACTTGGCTCGCTCGGATCGGGATTCGCGGGCACTATTGGGACCAGGACGAAATAGAAAAAAACGAACCGGCATTGGCGGAGGGTTTTTCAGCCATTCATTTACCTGGCAATCATCAGGTTGAGAATCGGAAACTTGTTAAAGCGTTGATTTATGCATGCAAGCAGACGAACGTTGAGATTATAGAAAACTGCCCCATTGCCGATTTCAATATAGTGAACGATGCCATAGCTGACATTAGCGGCTTGGCGGAAAAATATACAGCAGCGCATTATATTTTGACCGCCGGCGCTTGGAGTTCACAGTTTCCCGGTTTGCACGGCATCATACCCGATATTCGGCCGATGCGCGGGCAGATTTTTTCTATGCAAATGCCCAACGAGAAGTTCGTTCGCCATGCGGGAAGCCTCAATGACTTCTATTATGTTCCGCGTAATGACGGACGCATCCTGATCGGTTCTACGGTTGAAGATGTGGGTTTCAATAAATCCGTGTCAAAAGACGTTACGGACGAGTTCTTAAAGAAGTTGGAAACGATATTCCCGAACTCCATTTATTTTAAGGCAATCGAATCGTGGGCCGGATTAAGGCCGGTCAGCCAGGATAGGTTTCCGATACTGGGAGAAACCGCGTTAAGTAACCTTTTCGTCGCATCCGGACATTTCAGGAACGGTATTCTCTTGATGCCGATTACTGCAAGGCTAGTGGCAGATGTGATTTTGGATCAGAAAGTCTCGCCGTTGATCCAGCCGTTTTCGACAGCGCGCTTTTTCAGGGATTAGCATGATGAACATAAATCGATATTCTTTACTTCAGTGGATTG is a genomic window of bacterium containing:
- a CDS encoding tetratricopeptide repeat protein, producing MPVQPLLYNTILSNRCIMTKLFFSAVLMLLFFGCATKEAAKTTRDEKTKNTKKINADDALKNGIEAYKVRDYEKAKSSLHKATQQKLSKSNLVSAHKHLAFIYSIQGNADEAYKEFSKAFKLDKKFKLDKSEAGHPAWTPSFQWAQKESALINAKGSELFDEGKDYYSKRDNTNAIRSLEAAVSKEDLKTSRKVEAYKLLAFIYAVDRNPAQAKLAFKKAFGLDNSFQLDKSEYGNPVWTPLYDEVKKQFQKK
- a CDS encoding PEGA domain-containing protein — encoded protein: MELNKLGRYEITQVLGQGAMGIVYKGVDPKIGRTVALKTLKTAGEIPADQLAEFQRRFEQEAQSAGRLTHPNIVTIYDVGEEQGLAYIAMEFIKGKALDEYISEKSPFSIDQIVNIMVQICEGLGYAHKNGVIHRDIKPANIVLTDDHIAKITDFGIAKITSTSATQTGMVVGTPSYMSPEQITGRGVDNRSDIFSIGAVFYELLTYERAFPGDNITTVMYRVVHENPTPLSVANMSVPAQFDQIVMKALAKNPADRYPDAESMGKDIQNYKNAASTQIASTQAFNPADYKGTVVMSSKTAATMAVPASSATTPPAASSSAPVQSATKNKPIVLISTITAVVCAVLLYIIFGIFTSSEKASLQIALNILKGTAVLDGTDYQIENGQLAVQNVSAEEHELLIKHEGYDDFKTKLLFAENEEKKLNVTMKLAPVQFPSGVDTAYLTISSKPDIIAVQTNTGKFIGYTPLLKVPFPVGKHTLVYSKEYYGTQTKDVDLRKKREYKDALNLEVKKGSISVSDVNPKKVQVILDGTTLKPEKDGVTYIVPFGKRKITLKQEGYKPFEQEVVINSQETLKLNSTLEQLFGAISITSVPSEADVFIDGNNVGKTPLKLDKVAAGQREIKVQKGNLVSIKKFIVIENQENNLAELKLLASVGYLKLVVNPWAKIYVDGKSMGSSPPVDNLELKPGTYKIKIENPAYRPVTKNVTINAGSTTSLQHDFK
- a CDS encoding FAD-dependent oxidoreductase → MKSYDVVIIGAGIMGLSIGYELRLRNQKLRIAVVEKGTAGKEASWASVGMLEPQLIITQDSLNEENGIQRSFLNLCIESQFIFEEYIRRVEWVSKVNCEYRKEGILKLIPPDENADEKITWLARIGIRGHYWDQDEIEKNEPALAEGFSAIHLPGNHQVENRKLVKALIYACKQTNVEIIENCPIADFNIVNDAIADISGLAEKYTAAHYILTAGAWSSQFPGLHGIIPDIRPMRGQIFSMQMPNEKFVRHAGSLNDFYYVPRNDGRILIGSTVEDVGFNKSVSKDVTDEFLKKLETIFPNSIYFKAIESWAGLRPVSQDRFPILGETALSNLFVASGHFRNGILLMPITARLVADVILDQKVSPLIQPFSTARFFRD